The Oncorhynchus keta strain PuntledgeMale-10-30-2019 chromosome 17, Oket_V2, whole genome shotgun sequence genome has a window encoding:
- the syt12 gene encoding synaptotagmin-12: MSSAQGKDISDYHISVVRAPPEWEVGVFVAGFLLLLAVAGVNLWKLWKSGTFPAPSPFPNFDYRYLQEKYGNSFSEARQKRVVANNHRRASASTNLSRKPSLQLVDTPDGLRDLGHLELMSRDLMDPAVGVVPFNRSMSTDSLSSISSIGNNFGHDYTVGQLEVTLEYEARPGPGPGVLHIALHQGKDLLEKEEGDFPGCFIRVTLVPEELNVGITRVQRNAFTVVFDERFSIALDPSCLEENSLRFAAFGIDAEERNISAGLAELKLSDLDLSIRPFNAWLYLQDVNKAVDAVGEILLSLSYLPTAERLTVVVAKAKNLVWTNDKTTADPFVKVYLLQDGKKISKKKTSMKRDDTNPIFNEAMIFSVPAVVLQELSLRITVAEGTDDGRGENVGHVIIGPEASGMGITHWNQMLATLRKPVSMWHPLRRT; the protein is encoded by the exons ATGTCCTCAGCACAGGGCAAGGACATATCGGACTACCATATCAGcg TGGTCCGAGCTCCCCCCGAATGGGAGGTAGGGGTGTTCGTGGCTGGGTTCCTCCTGTTGTTGGCGGTGGCAGGAGTCAACCTCTGGAAGTTATGGAAGTCTGGAACCTTTCCTGCACCCTCACCCTTCCCAAACTTTGACTACCGCTATCTACAAGAAAAATATGGCAACTCCTTCTCAGAAGCGCGGCAAAAG AGAGTGGTCGCCAACAACCACAGACGGGCCTCCGCCTCCACCAACCTGAGTCGTAAGCCCAGCCTGCAGCTGGTGGACACCCCGGATGGGCTGCGGGACCTGGGACACCTGGAGCTGATGAGCCGGGACCTGATGGACCCTGCCGTTGGGGTCGTGCCCTTCAACCGCTCCATGTCCACCGACTCTCTCAGCTCTATTTCCTCCATCGGCAACAATTTTGGGCACGACTACACAGTGGGGCAGCTGGAGGTGACCCTGGAGTACGAGGCCCGACCAGGGCCTGGGCCGGGGGTGCTCCACATCGCCCTGCACCAGGGCAAGGACCTGCtggagaaggaggaaggggacTTCCCCGGCTGCTTTATCCGGGTCACCTTGGTTCCTGAAGAACTCAACGTGGGCATCACCAGG GTCCAGAGGAATGCTTTCACAGTCGTGTTCGACGAGCGTTTCTCCATAGCCCTGGATCCATCTTGTCTGGAGGAGAACAGCCTGCGCTTCGCTGCATTCGGCATCGACGCGGAGGAGAGGAACATCAGCGCCGGCCTAGCAGAGCTCAAGCTGTCTGACCTGGACCTTTCTATCAGACCCTTCAATGCCTGGCTCTACCTGCAAGATgttaacaag GCCGTGGATGCAGTTGGGGAGATTCTGCTGTCTCTCAGCTACTTGCCCACCGCTGAGCGCCTTACAGTGGTGGTGGCCAAAGCAAAGAACCTTGTGTGGACCAATGACAAAACCACAGCAG ATCCCTTTGTCAAAGTGTACCTTCTGCAAGATGGTAAGAAAATCAGTAAGAAGAAGACCTCCATGAAAAGAGACGACACCAACCCCATCTTCAACGAAGCCATGATCTTCTCTGTGCCTGCTGTCGTCTTACAG GAACTCTCCCTGAGGATCACAGTGGCAGAGGGCACCGACGACGGCAGGGGCGAGAACGTGGGTCACGTGATTATCGGACCCGAGGCGAGTGGCATGGGCATCACCCACTGGAACCAGATGTTGGCAACACTGAGGAAACCTGTGTCCATGTGGCACCCTCTGCGGAGGACCTAg